The genome window AATCGCGCAGCAGGTCGTCTCCGAGATCGAGGCCGCCGGTGGTACGGCGATGGCCAACACGGATTCGATTACTGATTACGACGCCGTCGGAGAGATGGTGCAGGGCGCGATTGATCGCTACGGCAAGCTCGATATCGTCGTCAATGTCGCCGGAATCCTCCGTGACCGCATGATCTTCAACATGGACGAGGCCGAGTGGGACGCGGTGATAGCGGTTCACCTGCGCGGCACGTTCAACACCTGCCGCCACGCCTCGGCGCATTTCCGCGAACGGCGCGAAGGTGGACGGATTATCAACTTCTCGTCGACATCGGCCTGGGGCAGCCCCGGCCAGCCGAACTACGCGGCGGCCAAGTACGGCATCCTCGGCCTGACGGCGGTGCTGGCCAACAGCATCAACCGCTACGGTGCGACGGCCAACGCCATCCTGCCCTACGCGGCGACCCGCATGATCGACTCGACGCCGCGTGCCGAGAAAGTGCGCGAGGAGACCGGCAAGCTGCCCAGCGAGCTGGCGATTGGTAGCGAGGGCGATCCGGCGAACGTTGCGCCGATGGTCACCTACCTCGCCACCGACGAGGCCCAGAACATCAATGGGCACTTCTTCGGCGTCGGTGGCTACGGGATCAACCTGTATTCGCACTGGGAGCTGGGCGGCGTTCTGCAGGCCGACCGCCGCTGGACGGTGCAGGAACTGATCGATCTGTTCCCGAAGACCATCGGCGAGAACGTCGTGCCGCCGGAGCCGGTCGAGGCCAATGGCCGCAAGCTGAACGGCGCAGCGGCCCAGCAGCTCGACCCATCGACCTGGACGTCACTGTCGGACAGCATCACCTACTGGGAGCGGCAGCTCTACTACGATGCACGCCGCCAGCAGCGGCCGAGCGAATCGTAGGAGGGGGAACGAGCATGGGAGTACTGGACGGAAAGGTCGCGCTGGTAACCGGCGCAGGACGTGGCATCGGGCGCGGCATCGCCCACCTGCT of Thermomicrobiales bacterium contains these proteins:
- a CDS encoding SDR family oxidoreductase; amino-acid sequence: MGRLEGKVALVTGAGRGIGRGVAMLLASEGASVVVNDPVPASAASADVSIAQQVVSEIEAAGGTAMANTDSITDYDAVGEMVQGAIDRYGKLDIVVNVAGILRDRMIFNMDEAEWDAVIAVHLRGTFNTCRHASAHFRERREGGRIINFSSTSAWGSPGQPNYAAAKYGILGLTAVLANSINRYGATANAILPYAATRMIDSTPRAEKVREETGKLPSELAIGSEGDPANVAPMVTYLATDEAQNINGHFFGVGGYGINLYSHWELGGVLQADRRWTVQELIDLFPKTIGENVVPPEPVEANGRKLNGAAAQQLDPSTWTSLSDSITYWERQLYYDARRQQRPSES